In a genomic window of Brucella anthropi ATCC 49188:
- a CDS encoding ABC transporter permease, which translates to MGRFAKILFGVAAVVFLIAPLFAILPLAFTSSVFLTYPVPGWSVRWFEELATADVWRRAIVNSLIIGSGTTILATVLGTMAALGLRSRILFLLGPIKTLFLLPMVVPAVVMGVGMQLLFVRLGIANSYLGVIVAHTVISIPFVLVSVTGALAGIDRRVELAAESLGASPLTVFRKVTLPLAMPGIASGAVLAFATSLDEVVLTLFVAGPNQRTLARQMFSTIRENISPAIAAAAFLFIAGTVLLGLAAMLFRRKRSSGAISI; encoded by the coding sequence ATGGGGCGTTTCGCGAAAATCCTGTTCGGTGTGGCCGCGGTGGTCTTTTTGATTGCTCCGCTGTTTGCAATTCTTCCACTTGCATTCACATCCAGCGTGTTTCTGACCTATCCAGTGCCCGGCTGGTCAGTGCGCTGGTTTGAAGAACTCGCCACGGCGGATGTCTGGCGGCGCGCAATCGTCAACAGCCTTATTATCGGATCAGGAACAACGATTTTGGCGACTGTGCTGGGAACGATGGCAGCACTTGGCCTGCGCAGCAGGATTTTGTTTCTTTTAGGCCCCATTAAAACTTTGTTCCTGTTGCCCATGGTCGTTCCCGCCGTGGTTATGGGCGTCGGTATGCAGCTATTGTTTGTCCGGCTCGGAATAGCGAATTCCTATCTCGGTGTGATTGTTGCGCATACAGTGATTTCGATCCCCTTTGTTCTGGTGAGCGTTACGGGTGCTCTGGCAGGTATCGACCGCCGTGTTGAATTGGCAGCCGAAAGCCTTGGCGCATCGCCTCTGACAGTTTTTCGTAAAGTCACACTTCCGCTCGCCATGCCGGGCATCGCGTCTGGTGCAGTATTGGCGTTCGCGACTTCATTGGACGAGGTTGTGCTGACGCTGTTCGTCGCTGGTCCAAATCAGCGTACTTTGGCACGCCAGATGTTTTCGACAATTCGAGAAAATATCAGTCCGGCTATCGCTGCCGCAGCATTTTTGTTCATCGCAGGCACCGTGCTTTTAGGCCTTGCGGCGATGCTCTTTCGCCGAAAGCGCTCCAGTGGAGCAATCTCCATCTGA
- a CDS encoding aldo/keto reductase: protein MKPLGRTGLTVTEICLGTMTWGVQNTESDAHEQLDIALDAGINFIDTAEGYAIPMSPESYGKTETYIGSWFKKSGKRDKIVLASKIAGGGRQKWIRDGARPSRTSVREAVENSLKRLQTDYIDLYQVHWPMRAHYHFGQSWSFDPSNTDGTAETQQMHDVLLGLGDMVRDGKIRHIGLSNETAWGTMQWLRLAEQHSLPRIASIQNEYSLLQRQFDFDMAELALCEDVGLLAYSTLAAGVLTGKYLGGRLPAGSRAVISEGGIWRNNVHSEPAIRAYIDVAKKHGLDIAQMAIAFTLTRPFMTSAIIGATTVDQLKTDIAAHQVKLSEDVLTDIEKVYRQYPRPL, encoded by the coding sequence ATGAAGCCTTTGGGCCGTACCGGCCTTACTGTCACTGAAATTTGCCTCGGCACCATGACCTGGGGTGTACAGAATACCGAGTCCGATGCTCATGAGCAGCTCGACATTGCTCTCGATGCTGGTATCAATTTTATTGATACTGCCGAGGGATATGCCATTCCGATGAGTCCAGAAAGCTATGGCAAGACAGAGACCTACATTGGCAGTTGGTTCAAGAAATCTGGAAAACGTGACAAGATCGTACTGGCGAGCAAGATCGCCGGTGGCGGTAGGCAGAAGTGGATTCGAGACGGCGCCAGGCCAAGCCGAACCAGTGTTCGCGAGGCGGTGGAGAACAGTCTGAAACGGCTTCAGACGGACTACATTGACCTCTATCAGGTCCATTGGCCGATGCGCGCTCACTACCATTTTGGCCAGAGCTGGAGCTTTGATCCGTCCAACACGGATGGAACGGCAGAAACCCAACAGATGCATGATGTTCTGCTCGGGCTCGGAGACATGGTTCGCGACGGAAAGATCAGGCATATCGGTCTTTCCAATGAGACAGCCTGGGGAACGATGCAGTGGCTTCGGTTGGCGGAGCAGCACAGTCTGCCACGCATCGCCTCAATCCAGAACGAATATAGTCTTCTGCAGCGCCAGTTCGATTTTGACATGGCAGAGCTGGCGCTCTGCGAAGACGTTGGACTGCTTGCTTATTCGACGCTTGCAGCTGGCGTTCTGACCGGGAAATATCTGGGCGGCAGGTTGCCCGCCGGTTCGCGCGCGGTCATTTCCGAAGGCGGCATCTGGCGGAACAATGTTCACTCAGAGCCCGCAATTCGCGCCTATATCGATGTTGCGAAGAAGCACGGTCTCGACATCGCCCAGATGGCGATTGCCTTTACACTGACACGCCCGTTTATGACCTCGGCCATCATAGGTGCAACGACTGTAGATCAGTTGAAGACCGATATCGCGGCCCATCAAGTCAAACTGTCGGAAGATGTCCTGACTGATATCGAAAAGGTTTACAGGCAGTATCCGCGTCCGCTTTAG
- a CDS encoding NAD(P)/FAD-dependent oxidoreductase → MPIQQQDVIVLGAGIVGVSTALHLQARGRSVCLIDKGEPGNGTSFGNAGLIERSSVIPYSFPQGFWTLVRYGMNRRSDVRYSPFYIPKMARWLFQYWRESSPERLMTATNAMLPLIEASVREHDTLVTQSGSERLIRSQGWIEVFRSSSAFDAAVRRLPGLQHFKLSYDILDAAALRQREPSLGDVAGGIHWLDPKTVVNPGGLVKAYADLFHRNGGVVAHGDAVSLAQNESGWQVTTEEAVVHARDVVVALGPQSGLIFRKFGYPVPLGIKRGHHLHFTMKDGSRLGHTVVDEEAGYVLAPMVQGVRLSTGIEFASPDAPANYIQLKKDEKIARKLVPQLGDAIETTPWLGLRPCLPDMRPVIGAAPKHKGLWFNFGHAHHGLTLGPATGRLLAEMLVGEEPFVDPKPYSAERFL, encoded by the coding sequence ATGCCGATTCAGCAACAAGATGTCATCGTTCTGGGCGCCGGTATTGTTGGCGTGTCCACGGCACTACATCTGCAGGCGCGAGGTCGTTCTGTCTGCCTGATTGACAAAGGCGAGCCCGGAAATGGTACCAGTTTCGGCAATGCCGGTCTGATCGAGCGATCAAGCGTCATTCCCTATTCCTTTCCGCAAGGCTTCTGGACGCTCGTGCGGTACGGGATGAACCGTCGCTCAGACGTTCGCTACAGCCCGTTTTACATACCGAAGATGGCTCGCTGGCTGTTTCAATATTGGCGGGAATCGTCGCCAGAGCGGTTGATGACTGCCACGAATGCCATGCTGCCCTTGATTGAAGCGAGTGTTCGCGAGCATGATACTCTGGTAACCCAGTCGGGCAGTGAACGGTTGATCCGGTCGCAAGGATGGATCGAGGTGTTCCGGTCATCTTCTGCATTCGACGCAGCAGTGCGCCGTTTGCCCGGTTTGCAGCACTTCAAACTGTCTTATGATATTCTGGATGCGGCAGCCTTGCGCCAGCGTGAACCGTCGCTTGGCGATGTGGCTGGTGGCATTCACTGGCTTGACCCCAAGACTGTTGTGAACCCGGGTGGGCTGGTTAAAGCCTACGCTGATCTGTTCCACAGGAATGGCGGCGTCGTTGCTCACGGAGATGCTGTTAGCCTGGCACAGAATGAGAGTGGCTGGCAGGTGACGACGGAGGAGGCGGTCGTCCATGCGCGCGATGTTGTCGTGGCGCTTGGTCCGCAATCCGGCCTCATCTTCCGAAAATTCGGCTATCCGGTCCCGCTTGGCATCAAGCGTGGTCATCATCTTCATTTCACCATGAAGGATGGCTCGCGGCTCGGTCATACAGTGGTGGATGAAGAAGCGGGCTATGTTCTTGCCCCAATGGTGCAGGGTGTGCGGCTGTCGACAGGCATAGAGTTCGCTTCACCGGATGCGCCTGCCAACTATATACAGCTCAAGAAGGACGAGAAAATAGCGCGCAAGCTTGTGCCCCAGTTGGGAGACGCCATCGAAACGACGCCGTGGCTTGGATTGCGCCCTTGCTTGCCGGATATGCGTCCCGTTATTGGGGCGGCGCCAAAACATAAGGGACTATGGTTCAATTTCGGCCATGCTCATCACGGTTTGACGCTTGGACCTGCGACAGGGCGTTTGCTTGCTGAGATGCTTGTCGGAGAAGAACCGTTTGTCGATCCGAAACCTTATTCGGCTGAAAGGTTTCTATAG
- a CDS encoding LacI family DNA-binding transcriptional regulator, which yields MPDKEIQREQDSADNQPRFISAHEVALEAGVSRSAVSRTFTPGASVSPSTREKVLKAAEKLGYQVNDLARGLLANRSRIVGMIAADPDSPFRSRQIAALSRRLAARGSVPVLIPTGQHGENLSAAHETLLRYRAEATVVLSGMPSSSFVDLAQRNGQTLILVGRTEEGADHIHINNRLAAETAVEIFAARGMKKLGLITSNVGSLNLIEREEAFIAKGKSLGLSVSVQRGDLTDYDGGYGAASLLLGERERVEGVFCVNDLMAFGLMDCARDVFNLSIPDDISVIGFDNVTEARWGAYRLTTFDQNAERLSAEIIRLLDERQAAPNALPQTVVLELPLILRNSVRPLKNERGVRGMPNQ from the coding sequence ATGCCAGATAAAGAAATACAGCGAGAACAGGACAGCGCGGATAACCAGCCACGGTTCATCAGCGCGCACGAAGTCGCGCTCGAGGCAGGCGTGTCACGCTCCGCTGTGTCCCGAACCTTTACGCCTGGCGCCAGTGTTTCGCCCTCAACACGCGAGAAAGTGCTGAAAGCTGCCGAAAAGCTGGGTTATCAGGTCAACGATCTTGCACGCGGTCTTCTTGCCAATCGCAGCCGTATCGTCGGAATGATTGCGGCAGACCCGGATAGTCCTTTTCGCTCCCGCCAGATTGCAGCGCTTTCCCGTCGACTTGCAGCACGTGGCAGTGTGCCGGTGTTGATCCCGACCGGCCAGCATGGAGAAAACCTCTCTGCGGCCCACGAAACGCTGTTGCGCTATCGTGCCGAAGCGACGGTAGTTCTTTCCGGCATGCCCTCGTCGTCATTTGTCGATCTTGCCCAACGAAACGGCCAGACCCTGATCCTCGTCGGACGAACCGAAGAGGGAGCCGATCATATTCACATCAACAATCGACTAGCCGCCGAAACGGCTGTCGAAATTTTCGCGGCACGAGGCATGAAAAAGCTTGGCCTCATAACGTCGAATGTCGGTAGTCTCAATCTGATTGAACGTGAGGAAGCATTCATCGCCAAAGGCAAAAGCCTTGGATTGAGCGTCAGCGTACAGCGCGGTGACCTGACCGACTATGACGGCGGTTACGGCGCGGCCTCCTTACTCCTCGGCGAGCGAGAGCGCGTCGAAGGCGTGTTTTGCGTCAACGACCTTATGGCTTTCGGCCTGATGGACTGCGCACGCGATGTCTTCAATCTCTCTATTCCTGACGATATTTCGGTTATCGGCTTCGATAATGTCACGGAAGCACGCTGGGGGGCCTACCGGCTGACAACATTCGATCAGAATGCTGAACGCCTTTCCGCCGAAATCATCCGTCTGCTTGACGAGAGACAGGCCGCACCAAATGCGCTGCCTCAGACAGTTGTGCTCGAACTACCGCTCATATTGCGGAACAGCGTCAGGCCACTTAAAAACGAACGCGGCGTTCGAGGGATGCCAAATCAATGA
- a CDS encoding ABC transporter permease — MTVPFGKTVRAIFLIAPLLVFIVLFFLWPLGVMMKQAVSDTAVLRVLPQTAEAVTLWDGQSAPSPEMKQALVADLKASTDQQAVGDMVRRLNSAQSGFRTLMSKTLSAIEKGDPVPDLEMIDKRWSRPEFWHAIANALSPTTDRNLLAAVDMERDTSGKIVSMAPGTSANRAIMLRTFWIAALVTLACAIIGYPYAVLLTSSSGWIRSVLFAAVLLPLWTSLLVRTAAWFILLQDKGLINDTLIWLGVTDGPLPLIFNRAGVVIAMTHVLLPFMVLPIYSVLVSIPSNLMPAAASLGAPPWRAFVRVLLPLSMRGILSGMLLVFMSAIGYYITPALIGGPGDQMISSIIAYYATGSANWGMAGALGLVLLVACLVLYAVYGRLTADERGRA, encoded by the coding sequence ATGACGGTTCCATTCGGCAAAACTGTCCGAGCGATATTTCTGATCGCGCCCCTGCTTGTTTTCATTGTCTTGTTTTTTCTGTGGCCACTTGGGGTGATGATGAAACAGGCCGTGTCCGATACGGCGGTTTTGCGTGTTCTCCCCCAGACCGCCGAGGCTGTAACTCTTTGGGACGGACAATCGGCTCCATCACCTGAAATGAAACAGGCGCTCGTGGCAGACCTGAAGGCTTCGACCGACCAGCAGGCCGTAGGCGACATGGTCCGCCGCTTGAACAGCGCCCAATCGGGCTTTCGTACCTTGATGAGCAAAACACTTTCAGCCATCGAGAAGGGCGATCCTGTTCCTGACCTGGAAATGATCGACAAACGATGGAGCCGACCGGAGTTTTGGCATGCTATTGCGAATGCGCTTTCACCAACAACTGATCGCAACCTGCTCGCGGCGGTCGATATGGAGCGCGATACATCCGGAAAAATTGTTTCAATGGCGCCCGGTACATCGGCCAACCGGGCGATTATGCTGCGCACGTTCTGGATTGCCGCGCTGGTGACACTTGCCTGTGCAATAATTGGCTATCCCTATGCCGTCTTGCTCACATCATCCTCAGGCTGGATCAGGAGTGTGCTTTTTGCGGCAGTTCTGTTGCCGTTGTGGACATCATTGCTGGTGCGTACTGCTGCCTGGTTCATTCTTCTACAGGATAAGGGACTTATCAACGATACGTTGATCTGGCTTGGCGTCACCGATGGACCGCTACCGTTGATCTTCAACAGGGCAGGGGTAGTGATAGCCATGACCCATGTACTTTTGCCGTTCATGGTGCTGCCGATTTATAGCGTTCTTGTATCGATCCCGAGCAATCTCATGCCGGCTGCTGCATCGCTCGGCGCACCGCCTTGGAGGGCTTTCGTGCGGGTACTACTGCCTTTAAGTATGCGTGGCATCCTGTCTGGCATGCTGCTCGTGTTCATGAGCGCTATTGGCTACTATATAACTCCGGCTCTGATCGGTGGACCGGGCGACCAGATGATAAGCTCGATCATCGCCTATTACGCAACCGGTTCGGCCAACTGGGGTATGGCTGGTGCATTGGGGCTCGTGTTGCTCGTCGCCTGTCTCGTACTCTATGCCGTTTACGGACGGCTCACCGCTGACGAGCGGGGGAGAGCATGA
- a CDS encoding saccharopine dehydrogenase family protein has product MKEIVVVGAGKIGATIADLLASTGEYAVTVVDRSQAQLDALESGAEVKTQALDIEDAKALETALTGKFAVLSAAPFHLTTRIAEAAAKAGVHYLDLTEDVASTRRVKELAKEAKTAFIPQCGLAPGFISIVAYDLAKRFDKLDSVRMRVGALPQYPSNALNYNLTWSTDGVINEYIEPCEAIVNGELSEVPALEEREEFSLDGVTYEAFNTSGGLGTLCETLEGKVRTLNYRTIRYPGHVALMKALLNDLGLRHRREVLKDIFENALPTTLQDVVVIFVTVSGTKNGRLVQETYANKVYAAPVGKIIRSGIQITTASAICAVLDMLAKGDLPQQGFIRQEDITLEAFLSNRFGKAYAQEDHCARMVA; this is encoded by the coding sequence ATGAAAGAGATCGTAGTTGTCGGCGCAGGCAAAATCGGTGCCACCATTGCCGATCTTCTCGCTTCCACAGGCGAGTATGCCGTTACCGTTGTCGACCGCTCTCAGGCGCAGCTCGATGCACTGGAATCGGGCGCAGAAGTCAAGACGCAGGCGCTTGATATTGAAGATGCCAAGGCTCTTGAAACTGCTCTGACCGGAAAGTTCGCTGTACTCAGCGCCGCTCCATTCCATCTGACGACCCGTATCGCCGAAGCTGCTGCTAAGGCAGGTGTTCATTATCTCGACCTGACCGAAGATGTTGCCAGCACACGCCGCGTCAAGGAACTGGCGAAGGAAGCCAAGACCGCTTTCATTCCGCAATGTGGCCTTGCTCCTGGATTCATCTCCATCGTTGCCTATGATCTGGCGAAGCGTTTCGACAAGCTCGACAGCGTTCGTATGCGCGTTGGCGCTCTGCCGCAGTACCCTTCGAATGCTCTGAACTACAATCTGACCTGGAGCACCGACGGCGTCATCAACGAATATATCGAGCCGTGCGAAGCCATCGTGAATGGCGAGCTGAGCGAAGTTCCTGCTCTCGAAGAACGCGAAGAGTTCTCGCTCGACGGCGTTACCTACGAAGCTTTCAACACCTCCGGTGGCCTCGGCACGCTCTGCGAAACGCTGGAAGGCAAAGTTCGCACGCTCAACTACCGCACCATCCGCTACCCGGGTCACGTTGCGCTGATGAAGGCGCTCCTCAACGATCTCGGCCTGCGTCATCGCCGTGAAGTGCTCAAGGACATCTTCGAAAATGCCCTGCCGACGACTCTTCAGGACGTCGTGGTGATTTTTGTGACCGTTTCCGGCACCAAGAACGGCCGTCTGGTTCAGGAAACCTACGCAAACAAGGTTTATGCCGCTCCGGTTGGCAAGATCATTCGCTCGGGCATCCAGATTACCACGGCTTCGGCGATCTGCGCTGTGCTCGACATGCTGGCCAAGGGTGATCTTCCGCAGCAGGGCTTTATCCGCCAGGAAGACATTACGCTCGAAGCATTCCTTTCGAACCGCTTTGGCAAGGCATATGCACAAGAAGATCATTGCGCACGTATGGTTGCCTGA
- a CDS encoding ABC transporter ATP-binding protein, with translation MTDCRIRFENISKSYGDFKVIDGLNLDIDRGEFVSLLGPSGSGKTTLLMMLAGFESPSSGAIHVDGKAINTVPSYKRNMGVVFQNYALFPHMTVGENVAFPLQMRGVGKAEIGKLVDKVLDMVQLSTMRERKPSQLSGGQQQRVALARALVFEPGVVLMDEPLGALDKQLREQMQLDIRALHGRLGLTIVFVTHDQSEALTMSDRIAVFNKGKIEQIGTPRAIYDEPQTRFVAEFIGETNLAEGTVERVEGTSAFIRLKDGGTLTASSKGTLGAGQKVLLSIRPERIELGGEGGSDNLLKTRVIDSVYQGDHLRIQLDASAHDFIVRLDRKAREWAAGTDVVAGFNAADCWTIAA, from the coding sequence TTGACGGACTGCCGCATCCGCTTCGAGAATATCAGCAAATCCTACGGTGATTTCAAAGTTATAGATGGTTTGAACCTCGATATTGATCGAGGTGAATTCGTGAGCCTTCTTGGTCCTTCCGGTTCAGGCAAGACGACGCTTTTGATGATGCTTGCCGGGTTTGAAAGTCCAAGCAGTGGAGCAATCCATGTCGATGGCAAGGCAATCAATACGGTTCCTTCATACAAGCGCAACATGGGAGTGGTTTTTCAGAACTACGCGCTTTTCCCCCATATGACAGTTGGCGAGAATGTCGCCTTTCCGCTTCAGATGCGAGGTGTTGGGAAAGCAGAGATTGGCAAGCTGGTGGATAAGGTGCTCGATATGGTTCAGCTCTCCACAATGCGTGAACGCAAGCCATCGCAACTCTCTGGCGGACAGCAACAACGCGTGGCGCTCGCCCGTGCACTGGTTTTCGAGCCGGGCGTGGTCCTGATGGACGAGCCGCTTGGCGCGCTCGACAAGCAGCTGCGTGAACAGATGCAACTTGACATTCGTGCGTTGCATGGCCGGTTAGGACTGACGATTGTCTTTGTCACCCATGATCAAAGCGAAGCGCTGACTATGTCGGACCGGATCGCTGTCTTCAACAAAGGAAAAATCGAACAGATTGGCACGCCGCGTGCAATTTATGATGAGCCGCAGACCCGTTTCGTCGCCGAATTTATAGGCGAAACCAATCTTGCTGAAGGAACGGTCGAGCGGGTGGAAGGTACGAGCGCTTTCATTCGTCTGAAGGATGGCGGCACACTAACCGCATCATCGAAGGGAACGTTGGGGGCGGGACAGAAAGTTCTTCTGTCCATCCGGCCCGAGCGCATCGAACTGGGCGGGGAAGGTGGTTCAGACAATCTTCTTAAAACACGTGTGATCGACAGTGTCTATCAAGGGGACCATCTGCGTATCCAGCTGGATGCCAGTGCTCATGACTTTATTGTGCGTCTTGACAGGAAAGCGCGTGAATGGGCGGCTGGAACAGATGTCGTAGCGGGGTTCAATGCTGCTGATTGCTGGACTATTGCAGCATGA
- a CDS encoding ABC transporter substrate-binding protein encodes MLKSVLLAGLASVFLALPVQAKEWKEIRIASEGAYPPFNYMSPDGKLEGFDLDIANALCKAMEAKCTIVANDWDGMIPGLQANKFDAVIASMAITEEREKQVAFTERYYTTPLAVVVPKDTDMTSLDPSAFDGKTVGAQAGTTQGNYADDVYGKAGADVKLYPTADEANADLESGRLDAIAADKFLAADWLKKQGANCCKFLGDIPGSETKIAVALRKGDDDLREQFNAAIKKIRDDGTYETIRKKYFDFDIY; translated from the coding sequence ATGTTGAAATCAGTTTTGCTGGCCGGTCTGGCCTCCGTCTTCCTCGCTTTGCCTGTTCAGGCAAAGGAATGGAAAGAAATCCGTATCGCCAGCGAAGGTGCATATCCGCCGTTCAACTACATGTCTCCAGATGGCAAGCTTGAAGGTTTCGATCTTGATATCGCAAATGCGCTTTGCAAAGCGATGGAAGCCAAGTGCACGATTGTCGCCAATGATTGGGACGGCATGATCCCGGGCCTGCAGGCCAACAAGTTCGATGCAGTCATCGCTTCGATGGCCATCACCGAAGAGCGCGAAAAGCAGGTTGCCTTCACCGAGCGCTATTACACGACGCCGCTTGCGGTTGTCGTGCCGAAGGATACGGATATGACTTCGCTCGATCCGTCGGCATTCGATGGAAAGACGGTTGGCGCACAGGCTGGCACCACGCAGGGCAACTATGCTGATGATGTCTACGGCAAGGCAGGCGCGGATGTGAAGCTTTACCCGACGGCTGACGAAGCCAATGCTGATCTCGAAAGCGGTCGTCTGGACGCGATCGCTGCCGACAAATTCCTCGCCGCAGATTGGCTGAAAAAGCAGGGCGCAAACTGCTGCAAGTTCCTTGGTGATATTCCGGGTTCTGAAACGAAGATCGCCGTTGCCCTGCGCAAGGGTGACGACGATCTGCGTGAACAGTTCAACGCCGCAATCAAGAAAATCCGTGACGACGGCACCTACGAAACGATCCGCAAGAAGTATTTCGATTTCGACATCTATTGA
- a CDS encoding Lrp/AsnC family transcriptional regulator — protein MTTEADLTLIALLRENARASTADLARRLGVSRTTVQSRIEKLEKRGVIEGYTVRIAPEFERDLVRAHVLVTALPKLAPKVETVLRGMMAVRSLHSVSGHFDMIAVVEAPSIQELDAVLDRIGALEGVERTMSSIILSTRIDR, from the coding sequence ATGACGACAGAAGCCGATCTTACCCTCATCGCCCTCCTCCGTGAAAATGCCCGCGCCTCGACAGCTGACCTCGCACGGCGCCTCGGAGTGTCCCGAACTACTGTCCAAAGCCGCATCGAAAAGCTTGAGAAACGCGGAGTTATAGAGGGCTACACGGTACGAATCGCACCGGAATTCGAGCGTGATCTGGTTCGCGCTCATGTACTGGTGACCGCACTACCCAAGCTCGCGCCCAAAGTCGAAACAGTTCTGCGCGGCATGATGGCCGTTCGCTCGCTCCATTCCGTCAGCGGGCATTTCGATATGATCGCCGTTGTGGAAGCTCCTTCTATACAGGAACTCGACGCCGTTCTGGATCGTATAGGCGCGCTGGAAGGCGTTGAGCGCACGATGTCATCCATCATCCTTTCGACGCGGATCGATCGCTGA
- a CDS encoding haloacid dehalogenase, which yields MTFHSIWLRPARDDLKFLESIVAELAGHFASPVFEPHATLVPDMKRSADELLPLVLSLAVGRKPLDILIENVTGTEAYFRSFYATLQKTPALMALKQDSLGISGENDISTFLPHVSLAYGVADRASRETEMARLARSLAGRNLRFDRMVIVSSSSETPIDQWIVKHEIYLAG from the coding sequence ATGACTTTCCACTCCATCTGGTTGCGTCCTGCACGCGATGACCTCAAATTTCTGGAATCCATCGTTGCAGAACTGGCTGGCCACTTTGCTTCGCCCGTATTTGAACCACATGCGACACTTGTACCCGATATGAAACGCTCGGCAGACGAACTGCTGCCGCTGGTGCTCAGCCTTGCGGTTGGTCGCAAACCTCTGGATATTCTCATTGAGAACGTGACCGGAACCGAGGCTTATTTCCGCTCTTTCTACGCCACGCTGCAGAAAACACCTGCACTCATGGCACTGAAACAGGATTCACTAGGTATATCTGGAGAGAACGACATCTCGACTTTCCTTCCACATGTTTCGCTTGCCTATGGCGTTGCTGATCGAGCTTCGCGCGAAACAGAGATGGCTCGCCTAGCAAGATCACTTGCTGGTCGTAATCTACGCTTCGACCGAATGGTGATCGTCAGTTCTTCAAGCGAGACACCAATCGATCAATGGATCGTCAAACACGAAATTTATCTTGCCGGATAG
- a CDS encoding ABC transporter substrate-binding protein, giving the protein MLKAILFAGVASVIAALPAQAKEWKEIRIATEGAYPPFNFVAADGSLQGLDVEIANALCKAMDAKCTIVANDWDGMIPGLKSNKFDAVIASMSITEERKKEVAFTDKYYSTPLSVAVSKDSPITSLDAEAFKGKSVGAQGSTTQGNYAEDVYGKAGADVKLYPTADEANADLKNGRLDAVVSDKFPISDWIKGDGADCCKLIGDIPGTQTDTGIALRQGDDDLREQFNAAIKKIRDDGTYATIVKKYFDFDIY; this is encoded by the coding sequence ATGTTGAAAGCCATCCTATTTGCGGGCGTAGCATCTGTAATCGCTGCCTTGCCGGCGCAGGCCAAAGAATGGAAAGAAATCCGCATCGCCACCGAAGGAGCGTATCCACCTTTCAATTTCGTGGCGGCGGACGGTTCGCTTCAGGGACTTGATGTCGAAATAGCCAATGCCCTGTGCAAGGCGATGGATGCCAAGTGCACGATTGTTGCTAACGACTGGGACGGGATGATTCCCGGCCTGAAGTCGAACAAGTTCGATGCGGTCATTGCATCGATGAGCATCACGGAAGAGCGCAAGAAGGAAGTTGCGTTCACGGACAAATACTATTCCACACCACTTTCCGTTGCCGTGTCGAAGGATAGCCCGATCACATCGCTGGATGCCGAAGCATTCAAGGGAAAGTCGGTTGGCGCTCAGGGATCGACGACGCAGGGCAATTATGCGGAGGATGTCTACGGCAAGGCTGGCGCTGATGTTAAGCTTTACCCGACTGCCGACGAAGCCAATGCTGACCTGAAGAATGGGCGGCTTGATGCGGTTGTTTCCGACAAATTCCCGATTTCTGACTGGATCAAGGGTGATGGTGCGGATTGTTGCAAGCTTATCGGCGATATTCCCGGCACGCAGACCGATACCGGAATTGCGCTCCGTCAGGGCGATGACGATCTACGCGAACAGTTCAATGCGGCAATCAAGAAAATTCGCGACGATGGAACCTATGCCACGATCGTGAAGAAATATTTCGACTTCGACATCTACTGA